One region of Arvicola amphibius chromosome 3, mArvAmp1.2, whole genome shotgun sequence genomic DNA includes:
- the LOC119809106 gene encoding calmodulin-1, with translation MADQLTEEQIAEFKEAFSLFDKDGDGTITTKELGTVMRSLGQNPTEAELQDMINEVDADGNGTIDFPEFLTMMARKMKDTDSEEEIREAFRVFDKDGNGYISAAELRHVMTNLGEKLTDEEVDEMIREADIDGDGQVNYEEFVQMMTAK, from the coding sequence ATGGCTGACCAGCTGACTGAAGAACAGATTGCAGAGTTCAAGGAAGCCTTCTCCCTCTTTGACAAGGATGGAGATGGCACCATTACCACCAAGGAGCTGGGGACTGTGATGAGATCGCTGGGGCAGAACCCTACTGAGGCTGAACTGCAGGACATGATCAATGAGGTGGACGCAGACGGCAATGGGACCATTGACTTCCCAGAGTTCCTGACCATGATGGCTAGAAAGATGAAGGATACAGACAGTGAGGAGGAGATCCGAGAGGCCTTCCGTGTCTTTGACAAGGATGGGAATGGCTATATCAGTGCCGCTGAGCTGCGTCACGTCATGACGAACCTGGGGGAGAAGCTGACGGATGAGGAAGTGGACGAGATGATCCGAGAGGCTGACATTGATGGAGATGGCCAGGTCAATTATGAAGAGTTTGTACAGATGATGACTGCGAAGTGA